The nucleotide sequence TTAATGACCATATAAAACTGAATTGATGTTAATCTGTACTATTCATTCATCATAacgtcttctccttctccttttcgttttcttttttcactaaATCCCAGAAGTGAAACTAACACCCGTAGAAGGCAACCAATTAACACCATCAATGAATTTACCAACGCTAAAGTAACTCGCCTCTTCAAACCCAATCAAGTGAAACCCTTGCCACGTAACCCTCTTGGAAACTCTAGCTTTCGGACCATAGTTCTTGAACTCTCCAAAGTACAATGTCTTTAGTACCTCGTCCCCTGAGTTTAACCACCCGACCCATCCTTCCTCAGCTATCGCTTCGTCAATATACGACTCTATCACTACAGCCCTCGAATACATCTTCCACGGCCGTCCTAAGTATGAGCTATACCTATGTTTCACGGGAGAAAGATCTGAATCCGTCCGGATCTTACAACTATGGAGGGCGAATCCTGAGTTTTGACGCTGATCTGTCCTCCCGTTAGCGAGAATAACGTTAATGGCCTTGACACCATGAGGACGACGCATGAATATGTTGCAGCTTTGGAAAACCGCAGCCGCGTTTCCGAATATGAAATCTATGGTTCCGTAAATATCGCATTCTCTATAGAACTGACGTAAGGCAGCTGCGTAGAGTGTGTCTTGATAACCGGAGATGCTACATCGGTATAACACTGACTGGTCTGATGTGATGCTTAATGCTATGGCTTGTTGTCCTCTTGGCCCTGCCGTGTTCTTGATTCCGATATCTCGTGCGATGAATCCGTCACCCGTAACGGCTGCAAGAATTGCATTTTTAAGTATCAAACACAATCTAGTTTTGGTATTAATGATTTATGTGTATAAATGAATGAACGTATGTACTAACTCATTGTAGCCGTCTCCGGCACAGAAGTTCCTCCGGCGAAGCTATCATCGCTGACAATCACCGTCTGGTCTTTGCCTTCTCCTATCAAAGTAATCTCATGTTTATGGATACTTACTTTCTCTTTGTAAACCCCTCTTTTCACGTAAATAATGAACCTGCCACGTCCATGGGCAGCCGTGACAGCCTCCATCACGGTACGGTAATCTCCAGATCCGTCTTTGGCGACTACCACGTGTGCTCTTGCTCTACCTACTAGTAGTCTCCGTTCTCCGGCAGTGACCCATCGGGGAAGAGCAGTTGACTCTGTCTTTGGCTTTGGATTCTCCATGATTGTGTCGACAAGGGCCAAGGAGTTGCTGACAAGCCGAGAGAGGTGATCCATCTTCTGTGTTACGTGGCTGATGGAGGCAGAAGAGGAGTCACCGAAGTCAAGGATGGAGTCTTTGCAAGCTTGTTGGAAAGTCATTGCGGCGGAGAGCCATGTTTGTACGTCGTGTTTGCTGTGACGCTTTCTTGATGAGCCGTTGAGAGCTTCCATGGCTTGTCCAAGTCGTCTTGTGGACATCTTCATGAGCCGTTCACAATAATCTgtaacgtttttaaaaaaaatggttttgataATATGTACTGAGACTCTGTACTTGCATgcttaatttttcaaaaatattaggTATCTTGGTAGAGATAATAGAGATATATTTAACTACTTTATGAatggtttttcttttgtaactaTATAAATGATATTCATACATACTCATAATTTTCCACCAAATAGTATAGCTACTTATAGAGATTAAAATGTTAAGTTAAGGCAATAAGGAATTACGTGTTTCGATAATTTCTCTATCAACATTTAGATTTGGTTCAAATAAACTTAAGACGTTGATAATGAAGAAATGTTGTGTACCTGAGACCGAAGTCGAAGGCAACGCATCATCGGGAACTTCCAGAGAAACGAGTTGGGATGAACTCgttggagaagaaagaggaggaaGTAGCATATTGGAGTCAGAAATAGTCTTGTTAACAAGGAAAGACACGAAGTCGAGACCTTGATCAATAGACCCATGTCGAAACTCTCGTAAGTTTTGGACACAAAGTGAAGTGTACTTTGTGGAGCTACAATGCCTTTGCAAACCATTTTGGTAAGCAAATGGCACTCTTGATGAGGCATTTACGAGGAGAAGGGCATTGACCAATAACACCCAAAACAGAGCCATATCTACAAtacccatttcttttttttaaaatatattttatttatttattttctaggTTACTTTATGAGgcaaagtttatatataatatcaaatgaACTAGAGATTAGCATTGATTTATAGAGTATAGAAGAAGTTAGTTTTAGGTGATGAGGTCAGTGTCTGGTGAGTTAGTTTAGCGGTCTACCATTTTTTCATAGAGTAGCTTGGGACTTGAGTGGCTTCGATAGGATAATTTAACTCTcactttctatttctttctgTCTATTTTGTATTGGTTACTTTGGACTTTGGAGTAATTCAAAAAGTTCTGGTTGGACAACTCGATCAGTTCTAATTGGTAAGAAGATACGGtggtatatatgaaaaaaatcacCATGTAACCCAACTTTGTTAATTGCAACAACTCTACAGAATAAGTCAAATCATACGGAAGAGTGACATAATAACTGCTAATATCACAACTAGTTCCCTTATCTGAAAATGGGTGGTTATACCTTTTTGTCTTCTGGTTGCTCATCTATATTTAAAAAGCTTCTACACTTGATACGGTTTTGACTCAATCGTTTGAGGCTCATCAAAGACATTGCAGACAATGGACTCAAATCACAAACGTTCACCTTGTCACACTACGAACCGGATCATCATTGACTCATTATcagagtaaaaaacaaaaacagttctATGAAAGACTAATAATAGTATGTCCAATGATCGACCATAGTATTTACAAGATGtaagaaaaagaatgaaaacaatCATATGAAAATGTACAAACGAAATGAGAAACCCTCCAAGGATCAAGTAAAGAAGACCGTCCATCCGATTACCATCCCCgcagcaaccgctaccaccatCGACCAATTTGCTTCCGGTGCAGCGGATTTCCTAGGCGGCGGCTTCAACATCTCGTGCCTGCTCGTATCAATTTCGATAGGAAACCTACACGAACCACTCGACGGATCAATCTTAGTAAGAACACCAAGATTGTTAAAATCACACGAGCCACGACGATGATCCATTTTCTGAAAATACATATTAAACGCATAAGAAGCATTCGCCGCAGGGTCTAGTCCCGCGCACGAGGACCCCGGCCCGAGCGAGGTGCAGTCAGCATTCTGACACGCGTACGAAGCAGACGTTGCCAACACGGCACCAGCGTTCCCCGCAGCTTGATAAGAGAGCACGCACCACTCACGTGCCTGGTAACGAACACCTTTAGCGGGAGCCAACTGACGTCCGTTACCGAGACTCAGAGCATACTTAACGGCGCCGTCATAAGA is from Camelina sativa cultivar DH55 chromosome 20, Cs, whole genome shotgun sequence and encodes:
- the LOC104770464 gene encoding probable pectinesterase/pectinesterase inhibitor 54, coding for MGIVDMALFWVLLVNALLLVNASSRVPFAYQNGLQRHCSSTKYTSLCVQNLREFRHGSIDQGLDFVSFLVNKTISDSNMLLPPLSSPTSSSQLVSLEVPDDALPSTSVSDYCERLMKMSTRRLGQAMEALNGSSRKRHSKHDVQTWLSAAMTFQQACKDSILDFGDSSSASISHVTQKMDHLSRLVSNSLALVDTIMENPKPKTESTALPRWVTAGERRLLVGRARAHVVVAKDGSGDYRTVMEAVTAAHGRGRFIIYVKRGVYKEKVSIHKHEITLIGEGKDQTVIVSDDSFAGGTSVPETATMTVTGDGFIARDIGIKNTAGPRGQQAIALSITSDQSVLYRCSISGYQDTLYAAALRQFYRECDIYGTIDFIFGNAAAVFQSCNIFMRRPHGVKAINVILANGRTDQRQNSGFALHSCKIRTDSDLSPVKHRYSSYLGRPWKMYSRAVVIESYIDEAIAEEGWVGWLNSGDEVLKTLYFGEFKNYGPKARVSKRVTWQGFHLIGFEEASYFSVGKFIDGVNWLPSTGVSFTSGI